A part of Acipenser ruthenus chromosome 12, fAciRut3.2 maternal haplotype, whole genome shotgun sequence genomic DNA contains:
- the LOC117416981 gene encoding calcium-activated potassium channel subunit beta-2-like isoform X3: protein MFLWTGSRAAQGNQCERSTVYQKIREHGYLDKRKTVTALKAGEDRAIFLGLTMIMCSMMLYFILGITILRSYMESVWTEESWCTVLNSSNIGDMTCTFSCGSDCYGVSKYPCLQVFVILNSSGEVYRLSHTEETLGINPECFYVPKCKKTCNMTVIESIAEHFKKHQQFPCFHDRERKQENVLLTRPYGPSTLFHSLFWPTCMLIGGTLIITMVKLTQYLSFLCEGISKIKR, encoded by the exons ATGTTTCTTTGGACAGGCAGCAGAGCTGCACAGGGCAACCAATGTGAAAGAAG TACTGTTTACCAGAAAATCAGAGAGCACGGCTACCTGGATAAGAGGAAGACGGTGACTGCTCTGAAGGCAGGGGAGGATCGGGCCATTTTCTTGGGCCTCACCATGATCATGTGTTCCATGATGCTGTACTTCATCCTGGGGATCACAATCCTCCGATCCTACATGGAGAG TGTCTGGACGGAGGAGTCGTGGTGCACTGTGCTCAACTCTAGCAACATAGGAGATATGACATGTACATTCAGCTGTGGCTCAGACTGCTATGGAGTCTCAAAGTATCCCTGTCTGCAGGTCTTTGTCATCCTGAACTCCTCCGGAGAAGTGTATCGGCTGTCCCACACTGAGGAGACACTGGGAATCAATCCTGAG TGCTTTTATGTACCAAAATGCAAAAAGACGTGCAACATGACTGTAATCGAGAGCATTGCTGAGCATTTCAAAAAGCATCAACAGTTTCCATGCTTTCATGACCGGGAAAGAAAACAAGAGAATGTCCTTTTGACTAGACCCTACGGGCCCAGCACCCTCTTTCACTCCCTCTTCTGGCCTACCTGCATGCTCATTGGAGGTACCCTCATCATCACCATGGTAAAGCTCACTCAATATCTCTCCTTCCTCTGTGAGGGCATCAGTAAAATCAAAaggtga